One segment of bacterium DNA contains the following:
- a CDS encoding tape measure protein, with product MFGDAVDKLFVLIGAKSSMADDLRKPEKDIEDFENKVERSGTDMDRHYGRVFANIAKAAAVGFAAMGTGIVLLGKGMLEGAGQVERYSAILETVTGSAETATEKLEWLRDFAQKTPFELSGLMEAATKLEAYGFAAEDYMGVLGDTAAALGKDVNDAVEALADATMGEFERLKEFGIKATTEGSQIAFNYVDKNGQQQKALVDKNNQEMIASTLSAIWNERYGGAMEKMSQTWEGMVSNLKDAWSAGLADIGSTIMPIMKPYLEDLIEFVGGDSFKGALSEVAIAFADIASAGMEAFESLSPLLADVARLVGDIAEEFSPVISEIISRISDIFGEVMDQIESSGLIDALAELAGILAEGLLDTLESIVPLAVPLLDLFVSILTPIAELAVNAGLFQIALGAIVAIKLASWASDAIGGIMKLAKGIGDAATGAASLGNMFVAGGALIVGVAYWASTMETTGEEVEGTLDNIEAAWEDLTRTERRETLAQLEIFQEQMAALGWLNDEEMADLDERINHMRGALETNIEDVNAYYEDHKKYMDLVAEGTEIDLQQMEDNFKTHGANMVAEGGNIPKTILEEFEGASPEILQTLGWMLDGAIGKIRETVDMTDEEAKEFGKVLTEYVAKVGGDLGTLSEADYQAIASLTGLTVGEVKSAIATMVEGAGPAMSEVSSITRTEIGGLQAWLDGHPLYIRRIVQSIGEDVADTLIPHKGGLIMHGGGIATIRAHSGYLAPNEVPAILERGEHVTRATSVNARTLPVLQTINATGKVPGGAIFNITNLNLPGVRDPQQFEAWAVRKTQEAAMMEATH from the coding sequence ATGTTCGGAGACGCCGTAGATAAACTGTTCGTCCTCATCGGCGCCAAGTCCTCCATGGCGGATGACTTGCGGAAGCCGGAGAAGGACATAGAGGACTTCGAGAATAAGGTAGAGCGGTCCGGCACCGATATGGACCGCCATTACGGGCGTGTCTTCGCCAATATCGCCAAGGCCGCCGCCGTAGGTTTCGCCGCCATGGGCACCGGCATAGTGTTGCTCGGGAAGGGGATGCTGGAAGGCGCGGGGCAGGTCGAGCGCTACTCGGCCATCCTGGAGACCGTCACCGGGTCCGCCGAGACCGCCACCGAGAAGCTGGAATGGCTGCGGGATTTCGCGCAGAAGACGCCCTTCGAGCTTTCGGGCCTCATGGAGGCGGCGACCAAGCTGGAGGCTTACGGCTTCGCCGCAGAGGACTACATGGGGGTCCTGGGTGATACCGCCGCCGCCCTCGGTAAAGACGTGAACGATGCCGTCGAAGCCCTGGCCGACGCCACCATGGGGGAGTTCGAGAGGCTTAAAGAGTTCGGCATCAAGGCCACCACCGAAGGCAGCCAGATAGCCTTCAACTACGTCGATAAAAACGGCCAGCAGCAGAAGGCGCTGGTCGATAAGAACAACCAGGAGATGATCGCCTCCACCCTCTCCGCCATCTGGAACGAGCGTTATGGCGGAGCGATGGAGAAGATGTCCCAGACCTGGGAGGGCATGGTCTCCAACTTAAAGGACGCTTGGTCGGCGGGGCTCGCGGATATCGGCTCCACTATCATGCCGATCATGAAGCCCTACCTGGAGGACCTCATCGAGTTTGTGGGCGGTGACTCTTTTAAGGGCGCCCTCTCTGAAGTGGCGATAGCGTTTGCAGATATAGCCTCTGCGGGTATGGAGGCTTTTGAATCTCTCTCCCCCCTCTTGGCGGACGTGGCACGGCTGGTAGGGGATATCGCCGAGGAGTTTTCCCCAGTGATCTCCGAGATCATCAGCCGTATCTCTGATATCTTCGGCGAGGTCATGGATCAGATAGAGTCAAGCGGGCTCATCGATGCCCTGGCCGAGTTAGCCGGGATCTTGGCCGAAGGTCTTTTAGATACGCTCGAAAGCATCGTCCCGCTGGCCGTCCCCCTCCTCGACCTCTTTGTCTCCATCCTCACCCCCATAGCGGAGTTGGCCGTGAACGCAGGACTGTTCCAAATAGCTCTGGGGGCCATCGTCGCTATCAAGCTGGCCTCGTGGGCCTCGGATGCAATCGGCGGGATCATGAAACTGGCAAAGGGTATCGGGGACGCCGCCACGGGAGCCGCGAGCCTCGGCAATATGTTCGTAGCCGGCGGAGCGCTCATCGTGGGAGTCGCATACTGGGCTTCCACCATGGAGACAACCGGCGAAGAGGTGGAGGGAACGCTCGACAATATCGAGGCGGCTTGGGAGGACCTGACCCGCACCGAGCGGCGGGAGACCCTGGCCCAACTGGAGATCTTCCAGGAACAGATGGCGGCTCTGGGGTGGTTGAACGACGAGGAAATGGCCGACCTCGATGAGCGCATAAACCACATGAGGGGAGCGCTCGAGACCAACATCGAAGACGTGAACGCCTATTACGAGGACCATAAAAAATATATGGACCTGGTGGCCGAGGGGACCGAAATCGACCTGCAACAGATGGAGGATAACTTCAAGACCCACGGCGCCAATATGGTGGCCGAAGGGGGCAATATCCCGAAGACCATATTGGAAGAGTTTGAAGGGGCCTCCCCTGAAATCCTTCAGACTCTTGGCTGGATGCTCGACGGGGCCATCGGCAAAATCCGCGAGACTGTGGATATGACCGATGAGGAAGCCAAGGAATTCGGCAAGGTACTTACCGAATACGTCGCCAAGGTCGGGGGGGATCTGGGCACGCTCAGCGAGGCGGACTATCAGGCGATAGCCAGCCTGACCGGCCTCACCGTCGGGGAAGTAAAATCAGCCATAGCCACCATGGTCGAGGGCGCTGGCCCGGCCATGAGCGAAGTGAGTAGTATAACCCGCACGGAGATAGGCGGTCTGCAGGCCTGGCTTGACGGCCACCCCCTCTATATCCGGCGTATTGTGCAGAGCATCGGGGAAGATGTAGCGGACACCTTGATACCGCACAAAGGCGGCCTCATCATGCACGGAGGAGGCATCGCCACTATCCGGGCTCATTCCGGCTATCTCGCCCCCAACGAGGTCCCGGCCATCCTGGAAAGGGGCGAGCACGTCACCCGGGCCACATCTGTGAACGCCAGGACCCTCCCGGTACTGCAGACCATAAACGCCACGGGCAAAGTCCCCGGGGGTGCCATCTTTAACATCACCAACCTCAACCTCCCTGGCGTCCGTGACCCCCAGCAGTTCGAGGCATGGGCGGTGCGTAAAACACAGGAGGCAGCGATGATGGAGGCGACACACTGA